The following are encoded in a window of Natrononativus amylolyticus genomic DNA:
- a CDS encoding Gfo/Idh/MocA family protein, translating to MSEYTIGVVGTGPNPDESSHDGFSMGYRHARAFDSVEGCRLVACADVVSDHARDFGAAFDLPDDGVFTDLESMLDTASPDVVSICTPPSTHVDLVEACVDHDAVRAVHCEKPLAPTMGESRRLVELGAGDDVQLTINLQNRCSDGAAAIKSAIDGGEIGDLERVEIGRQDLLQTGLHHLDLANYVLGDEPVEWIVGQIDYPDEHIWYTDMPAEVQGLGMWEYESGVHGLCSTGAGASAVGPQTNRFLGTEGAIEFQLGDEYRIRTPTTGGWTTVEVGGASAQTAAAEVVVRSLETGTEPIIGADRALGATELVFGIWESARRRGRVEPPLEIEDNPLRALIESGELPPSRDE from the coding sequence ATGAGCGAGTACACGATCGGAGTCGTCGGCACGGGTCCCAACCCCGACGAGTCCAGCCACGACGGGTTCTCGATGGGGTACCGACACGCGAGGGCGTTCGATTCCGTCGAGGGCTGCCGACTCGTCGCCTGCGCCGACGTCGTGAGCGACCACGCACGCGACTTCGGCGCCGCGTTCGACCTGCCCGACGACGGCGTCTTCACCGACCTCGAGTCGATGCTCGATACCGCTTCGCCCGACGTCGTCAGTATCTGTACGCCGCCGTCGACCCACGTCGATCTCGTCGAGGCCTGCGTCGACCACGACGCCGTCCGGGCGGTTCACTGCGAGAAGCCGCTCGCGCCGACGATGGGCGAGAGCCGCCGACTCGTCGAACTCGGGGCCGGCGACGACGTCCAGCTGACGATCAACCTCCAGAACCGGTGTAGCGACGGTGCTGCGGCGATCAAGTCGGCGATCGACGGCGGCGAGATCGGCGACCTCGAGCGGGTCGAGATCGGTCGTCAGGATCTGTTGCAGACGGGGCTCCACCACCTCGACCTCGCGAACTACGTCCTCGGCGACGAACCCGTCGAGTGGATCGTGGGACAGATCGACTACCCGGACGAGCACATCTGGTACACCGACATGCCCGCGGAGGTCCAGGGGCTCGGGATGTGGGAGTACGAATCCGGCGTTCACGGCCTCTGTTCGACCGGCGCGGGCGCGTCCGCCGTCGGTCCCCAGACGAACCGGTTCCTGGGAACGGAGGGCGCGATCGAGTTCCAACTCGGCGACGAGTACCGGATTCGGACGCCGACGACCGGGGGCTGGACGACCGTCGAGGTCGGCGGGGCGTCCGCCCAGACGGCCGCGGCGGAGGTCGTCGTTCGCTCGCTCGAGACCGGCACCGAGCCGATCATCGGCGCCGACCGGGCGCTCGGCGCGACCGAACTCGTCTTCGGAATCTGGGAATCCGCGCGGCGGCGCGGTCGCGTGGAGCCGCCGCTCGAGATCGAGGACAACCCGCTCAGGGCGCTGATCGAGTCCGGCGAACTGCCGCCGAGCCGCGACGAGTGA
- a CDS encoding ABC transporter ATP-binding protein, whose translation MTQTQFDAQNRSNGRQDVILEVRDLEVAFDMDRGKSRVIDSVDFDVQRDEMLGIVGESGSGKSMFASAMLNAVVEPGVATGEVIYHPRDGEPVDVLSLTDTQLEKFRWEEIAMVFQGAMSSWNPTMKIEDHFIETIKAHGKNVEERMAHGRQLIADLYMDPDRVLGAYPHELSGGMKQRTLIALSLILEPRVLVMDEPTAALDLLMQRSIMSLLTDLQERYDLTILFITHDLPLVAGIADRLAVMYAFEFVEYGPSEEVIRNAAHPYTRALLKSVPSVDAPLEEMTTIEGESPDPVNTPDGCSYHPRCPMATQQCRDADPEYHDVGPNRGATCFHWERSADEIQYSLGTEELDPSSIEQVAETKDEDTVVSLEEVDVHFNISGMIDELFGKETIVKAVNQVSLDLHENEVVALVGESGCGKTTLGKTAIGIQKPTGGTVNYRDQDIWAAKDGDGEIPFEEIRRALQIVHQDPGSSLNSSRTIRASLSAPLKRWRPDLNASERETVVYNLLERVGMKPAEDYALRFPHQLSGGEQQRVVLMRALLMSPDLILADEAVSALDVSLRVEMMDLMLNLQQTFDTSYLFISHDFSNARYLTEKSGGRIGIMYLGHLVEIGPAQEIIHNPKHPYTKVLSWATPPLDPDAAREANATKPPIRDIDIPDPTDPPEGCPFHTRCPEAREVCTREMPELRDSDNHSRVACFREEPDHEYWNSEPIDEEAVDLEEPAAGD comes from the coding sequence ATGACTCAGACCCAATTCGACGCTCAAAACCGGAGCAACGGACGACAGGACGTAATTCTCGAGGTTCGGGACCTCGAGGTCGCATTCGACATGGACCGGGGCAAGTCGCGCGTCATCGACAGCGTCGACTTCGACGTCCAGCGCGACGAGATGCTCGGAATCGTCGGTGAGAGTGGCAGCGGGAAATCGATGTTCGCCTCGGCGATGTTGAACGCCGTCGTCGAACCCGGCGTCGCGACCGGGGAAGTGATCTACCATCCGAGAGACGGCGAACCCGTCGACGTGCTCTCGCTTACGGACACCCAGCTCGAGAAGTTCCGCTGGGAGGAGATCGCGATGGTGTTCCAGGGCGCGATGAGCTCCTGGAACCCGACGATGAAGATCGAGGACCACTTCATCGAGACGATCAAGGCCCACGGGAAAAACGTCGAGGAGCGAATGGCCCACGGTCGCCAGCTCATCGCGGACCTCTACATGGACCCCGACCGCGTGCTCGGTGCCTACCCCCACGAGCTGTCCGGCGGGATGAAACAGCGGACGCTGATCGCACTGAGTCTCATCCTCGAGCCGCGGGTGCTCGTCATGGACGAGCCGACGGCGGCGCTGGACCTGCTGATGCAGCGGTCGATCATGAGCCTGCTCACCGACCTCCAGGAGCGGTACGATCTGACGATCCTCTTTATCACCCACGACCTGCCGCTCGTCGCCGGCATCGCGGATCGCCTGGCGGTGATGTACGCCTTCGAGTTCGTCGAGTACGGCCCGAGCGAGGAGGTGATCCGGAACGCGGCGCATCCGTACACGCGCGCGCTGTTGAAATCCGTCCCGAGCGTCGACGCGCCGCTCGAGGAGATGACCACGATCGAAGGCGAGAGTCCGGACCCGGTGAACACGCCGGACGGCTGTTCGTACCACCCCCGGTGTCCGATGGCGACACAGCAGTGTCGCGACGCGGACCCGGAGTACCACGACGTCGGCCCGAACCGCGGGGCCACCTGCTTCCACTGGGAGCGATCCGCAGACGAGATCCAGTACTCACTCGGCACCGAGGAACTGGACCCGTCGTCGATCGAGCAGGTAGCCGAAACCAAAGACGAGGACACCGTCGTCTCCCTCGAGGAGGTCGACGTCCACTTCAACATCTCGGGGATGATCGACGAGCTGTTCGGCAAGGAGACGATCGTCAAAGCCGTCAACCAGGTGTCGCTGGATCTCCACGAGAACGAGGTCGTCGCCCTCGTCGGCGAGTCCGGCTGCGGGAAGACGACGCTCGGCAAGACGGCGATCGGGATCCAGAAGCCGACGGGCGGCACCGTCAACTACCGCGATCAGGACATATGGGCTGCGAAGGACGGCGACGGCGAGATTCCTTTCGAGGAGATCCGCCGCGCGCTCCAGATCGTCCACCAGGACCCCGGGAGTTCGCTGAACTCCTCCCGGACGATCCGGGCGAGCCTGAGTGCGCCCCTGAAGCGGTGGCGGCCGGACCTCAACGCCTCCGAACGGGAGACGGTGGTCTACAACCTCCTCGAGCGGGTGGGGATGAAGCCCGCCGAGGACTACGCGCTCCGGTTCCCACACCAGCTTTCCGGTGGAGAACAACAGCGCGTCGTGCTCATGCGGGCGCTGCTGATGAGCCCCGACCTCATCCTCGCCGACGAGGCCGTCTCGGCGCTGGACGTCTCGCTGCGCGTCGAGATGATGGACCTGATGCTCAACCTCCAGCAGACGTTCGACACCTCGTACCTGTTCATCTCCCACGACTTCTCGAACGCGCGCTACCTGACGGAGAAGTCCGGCGGCCGCATCGGGATCATGTACCTCGGCCACCTCGTCGAGATCGGACCGGCCCAGGAGATCATCCACAACCCGAAACACCCCTACACGAAGGTGCTGAGCTGGGCGACGCCGCCGCTCGACCCCGACGCCGCGCGGGAGGCGAACGCGACGAAACCGCCGATCCGCGACATCGACATTCCCGACCCGACCGACCCGCCCGAGGGCTGTCCGTTCCACACGCGCTGTCCGGAGGCCCGCGAGGTCTGCACCCGCGAGATGCCCGAACTCCGCGACAGCGACAACCACTCGCGCGTCGCCTGCTTCCGCGAGGAGCCCGACCACGAGTACTGGAACAGCGAGCCGATCGACGAGGAGGCGGTCGACCTCGAGGAGCCGGCCGCCGGAGACTGA
- a CDS encoding M14 family zinc carboxypeptidase, protein MADDSSATMTYREAVDRIPDRELPEFWIGSREALAAQLDSLERGRVEEVTTSPGGRPIRLVTYGDRPERDQEANFNSAVAGKRPAAYANRDERETPVVFFIGPVHGHEVEGLTGLCNLLSIVETGRDLRGTEQPTIRELADQCRLVVLPCGNPDGLDRFEPESLHGMALADLEFWGQGTWADDRSIGYPDAKQRHPMTGDDVGFLGCYFDDAGVNPMHDEFFDPMGPEAPAILDVARREAPDLTVSLHSHGYPPGLIRPKYVPLEVQADARAIHREYNARLDDLEIPQIYASEVASESGSPPPYFNLVSAAYHVSGTIGLLHESAHGLSDGYTGEITHEEILDAQLALYEVMLRHATDDSGP, encoded by the coding sequence ATGGCCGACGACAGTAGTGCGACGATGACGTACCGCGAGGCAGTCGACCGCATCCCCGACAGGGAACTCCCCGAGTTCTGGATCGGGAGCCGCGAGGCGCTCGCCGCCCAGCTGGATTCGCTCGAGCGTGGTCGGGTCGAGGAGGTGACCACCTCGCCGGGCGGCCGGCCGATTCGGCTCGTCACCTACGGCGACCGGCCGGAGCGCGACCAGGAGGCGAACTTCAACTCCGCCGTCGCCGGGAAACGGCCGGCGGCGTACGCGAACCGGGACGAGCGGGAGACCCCGGTCGTGTTCTTCATCGGTCCCGTTCACGGCCACGAGGTCGAGGGGCTGACCGGACTCTGTAACCTCCTTTCGATCGTGGAGACGGGTCGCGACCTCAGGGGGACCGAACAGCCGACGATTCGCGAACTGGCCGATCAGTGTCGGCTCGTCGTCCTTCCCTGTGGCAACCCCGACGGTCTCGATCGCTTCGAGCCGGAGTCGCTACACGGGATGGCGCTCGCGGACCTCGAGTTCTGGGGACAGGGAACGTGGGCCGACGACCGGTCCATCGGCTACCCGGACGCCAAGCAGCGCCACCCGATGACCGGCGACGACGTCGGGTTCCTGGGGTGTTACTTCGACGACGCGGGCGTGAATCCGATGCACGACGAGTTCTTCGATCCGATGGGGCCGGAGGCGCCGGCGATCCTCGACGTCGCCCGCCGCGAGGCGCCGGATCTCACGGTGTCGCTACACAGCCACGGCTACCCGCCGGGACTCATCCGGCCGAAGTACGTCCCCCTCGAGGTCCAGGCCGACGCCAGGGCGATCCACCGGGAGTACAACGCGCGTCTGGACGACCTCGAGATTCCACAGATATACGCCTCGGAGGTCGCGAGCGAAAGCGGGAGCCCCCCGCCGTACTTCAACCTCGTCAGCGCGGCCTACCACGTCAGCGGGACCATCGGACTGCTCCACGAGTCGGCCCACGGCCTCTCGGACGGGTACACCGGCGAGATCACGCACGAGGAGATCCTGGACGCGCAACTCGCCCTCTACGAGGTGATGCTTCGACACGCCACCGACGACTCCGGGCCGTAA
- a CDS encoding Gfo/Idh/MocA family protein, with product MSRRRIGYAGLDHHHAEPYLQTLAELPVDVTCACEPTPSFDASSVASLGDVPVYDSLESMLESTALNAVFLTLPNRDTPAAIETAVDAGVDVYTEKPAARTAAELEALCDRLSTTDSTVCVSYPWQSHPIASELRSLVSSGFFGEIRAFDARYVASQLAFRDTDHFIFDPGASRGGILQWLGIHWIQLLTSVLEEPIARVNANTAAGADGVGVEDAATLQLETAGGALGTLHCGYYLGADLYDTHLDVYGTGGRSSWDPMGREFGFDGETALELDDASGDWASTPHRTITHEYEPAPGYGGSWGMAFVRTFFDACDGEAEPPVTLEDALTVLRILDAAYESAETGAWVDVDGAARRLPSSGSD from the coding sequence ATGAGCCGGCGCCGTATCGGCTACGCCGGGCTCGACCACCACCACGCGGAGCCGTACCTGCAGACGCTCGCCGAACTCCCGGTCGACGTGACCTGCGCCTGCGAACCGACCCCGTCGTTCGACGCCTCGAGCGTCGCCTCGCTGGGCGACGTTCCGGTGTACGACTCCCTCGAATCGATGCTCGAATCGACGGCGCTGAACGCGGTGTTTCTCACCCTCCCGAACCGCGACACGCCCGCGGCGATCGAGACCGCCGTCGACGCCGGAGTCGACGTCTACACCGAGAAGCCGGCCGCTCGAACCGCGGCCGAACTCGAGGCGCTGTGCGACCGGCTCTCGACGACCGACTCGACCGTCTGCGTCTCCTACCCGTGGCAGTCCCACCCGATTGCGAGCGAACTCCGGTCGCTCGTCAGCTCGGGCTTTTTCGGCGAAATCCGGGCGTTCGACGCCCGGTACGTGGCCTCACAGCTCGCGTTCCGCGACACCGACCACTTCATCTTCGATCCGGGGGCGAGCCGGGGCGGCATCCTCCAGTGGCTCGGCATCCACTGGATTCAACTGCTCACCTCGGTTCTCGAGGAGCCGATCGCGCGCGTAAACGCGAACACGGCCGCCGGGGCCGACGGCGTCGGGGTCGAGGACGCGGCGACGCTCCAACTCGAGACCGCCGGCGGGGCGCTCGGGACGCTCCACTGCGGTTACTACCTCGGTGCGGACCTGTACGACACGCACCTCGACGTCTACGGCACCGGGGGGCGAAGCAGCTGGGATCCGATGGGCCGCGAGTTCGGCTTCGACGGCGAGACGGCGCTCGAACTCGACGACGCGAGCGGCGACTGGGCGAGCACGCCCCACCGGACGATCACCCACGAGTACGAGCCGGCCCCCGGTTACGGCGGTTCGTGGGGGATGGCGTTCGTCCGAACCTTCTTCGACGCCTGCGACGGCGAGGCCGAACCGCCGGTGACGCTCGAGGACGCGCTGACCGTCCTGCGAATCCTCGATGCCGCCTACGAGTCCGCCGAAACGGGGGCGTGGGTGGACGTCGATGGCGCCGCTCGCCGGCTGCCCTCGAGCGGGTCGGACTGA
- a CDS encoding LLM class flavin-dependent oxidoreductase, whose protein sequence is MKFGVFLNQYYTPESEFELAHLFEQADLMEELGFDGAALGERHVHEEGFVEPVTTLAALAARTETLDLATMAMLPVLYNPLTLAEQIATVDRLSGGRMHFGAAIGYREREIEPFGIDMEERSKAFIESLHVLKRLWADESVSHDGDRWSFEDVFVSPRPAGSMPVWIGGHADIAIKRAAYRGDAWIASASSTTDDLAHQIGVYEDSLEEFEMDRADNDVVLMRDCFVADSLEDARETIEPYLLQMYEWYARWGQTYMDEHEVEVDYDELEEKFVLGSPEDCLEKLRTYEDLGVDQVYLRVQFPGQPQDVTLECLERFGEEVMPAFASGDR, encoded by the coding sequence GTGAAGTTCGGCGTTTTCTTGAACCAATACTACACACCCGAAAGCGAGTTCGAGCTCGCACACCTCTTCGAACAGGCCGACCTGATGGAGGAACTCGGGTTCGACGGCGCGGCACTCGGTGAGCGACACGTCCACGAGGAGGGGTTCGTCGAGCCGGTTACGACGCTCGCCGCGCTCGCCGCCAGGACCGAGACGCTCGACCTCGCGACGATGGCGATGCTCCCGGTGCTGTACAACCCGCTCACGCTCGCCGAACAGATTGCGACCGTCGACCGCCTCTCCGGCGGCCGAATGCACTTCGGCGCGGCGATCGGCTACCGCGAACGGGAGATCGAACCGTTCGGAATCGACATGGAGGAGCGTTCGAAGGCGTTCATCGAGTCGCTGCACGTCCTGAAACGGCTCTGGGCCGACGAGAGCGTCTCTCACGACGGCGACCGGTGGTCGTTCGAGGACGTGTTCGTCAGCCCCCGACCGGCGGGGTCGATGCCGGTCTGGATCGGCGGCCACGCCGACATCGCTATCAAGCGGGCGGCCTATCGCGGCGACGCCTGGATCGCCAGCGCCTCCTCGACCACCGACGACTTAGCGCACCAGATCGGCGTCTACGAGGACTCCCTCGAGGAGTTCGAGATGGATCGCGCGGACAACGACGTGGTCCTCATGCGCGACTGCTTCGTCGCCGACTCCCTCGAGGACGCCCGCGAGACGATCGAGCCGTACCTGCTACAGATGTACGAGTGGTACGCCCGGTGGGGCCAGACGTACATGGACGAACACGAGGTCGAAGTCGACTACGACGAACTCGAGGAGAAGTTCGTCCTCGGCTCCCCCGAGGACTGCCTCGAGAAGTTGCGGACGTACGAGGACCTCGGCGTCGACCAGGTCTACCTCCGGGTCCAGTTCCCCGGCCAGCCACAGGACGTCACCCTCGAGTGCCTCGAGCGGTTCGGCGAGGAGGTCATGCCGGCGTTCGCGAGCGGTGACCGATGA
- a CDS encoding ABC transporter substrate-binding protein, whose amino-acid sequence MSRNGRDGTVTSIEELFSRRQILGAGSAAVGASLAGCLSGGEEDDSDDSGNGGNGDDGPVTITMAMPTIPDEMNFNTWASGYPWDNAKMFMEFHTRYFRDGTVQHDLVDDWSYDEGDQALTVTYSEDFYWWNGDQVTAEDAYWYNECARLFDPEGSDWEDVELADDQTLVYHFKEPQSPQLIEYAVGGHLGPMLRSYGPKYQPWAEELEDLDNQDERLEVQERMGDEMPLHISTVMEEGLGAGPFELVDYDTEGMRFEKFDQHPYADQIEIDEFEWILAADEALAQRIMAGDVDAGFSTVENWVGEGNAPDHAENVGVHTDTFMRKIEFFHNGPGAEHLDRIEVRRAIAHVLDNEHIASNYPSEAAAREQQTGITSSMTENLLGDYVDDFIDYPHQGDEDGAIELMESAGYELDGDQWVDEDGDSVTLELVIREEHTNIGRTVSDQLSSFGFEIDFTALEGATYNANTEDRIDFDMTVGTHGGQNPHPFWYFRINHTHSNDLGDYGVVERNVAEGATRAEYNGREMVLEIPEEVGAEDLSGGTQEINLFELHNALESAQSEEETLELTETLTWYWNYQLPQIDLIETQTGSWGNTQEFEFNSDDVGWQVYRAVYHQLKRGKINPL is encoded by the coding sequence ATGTCACGCAATGGCAGAGACGGGACTGTTACATCGATCGAGGAACTCTTTAGCCGTCGGCAGATCCTCGGTGCCGGCTCGGCAGCGGTGGGTGCGAGCCTGGCAGGGTGTTTGAGCGGTGGTGAGGAGGACGACTCGGACGATAGCGGCAACGGCGGTAACGGCGACGACGGTCCGGTCACGATCACGATGGCGATGCCGACGATCCCCGACGAGATGAACTTCAACACGTGGGCGTCGGGGTACCCGTGGGACAACGCCAAGATGTTCATGGAGTTCCACACGCGCTACTTCAGGGACGGGACCGTCCAGCACGACCTGGTCGACGACTGGTCGTACGACGAGGGCGACCAGGCGCTGACGGTCACCTACAGCGAGGACTTCTACTGGTGGAACGGCGACCAGGTTACCGCGGAAGACGCCTACTGGTACAACGAGTGCGCTCGGCTGTTCGACCCCGAGGGCTCCGACTGGGAGGACGTCGAACTCGCTGACGACCAGACACTGGTTTACCACTTCAAGGAACCGCAGAGTCCGCAACTCATCGAGTACGCCGTCGGCGGCCACCTCGGACCGATGCTCCGATCCTACGGTCCCAAGTATCAGCCGTGGGCCGAAGAGCTCGAAGACCTCGATAATCAGGACGAACGCCTCGAGGTCCAGGAACGGATGGGCGACGAGATGCCGCTCCACATCTCGACGGTGATGGAGGAGGGCCTCGGCGCCGGTCCGTTCGAACTCGTCGACTACGACACGGAGGGAATGCGCTTCGAAAAGTTCGACCAGCACCCGTACGCCGACCAGATCGAGATCGACGAGTTCGAGTGGATCCTGGCGGCCGACGAGGCGCTCGCACAGCGGATCATGGCTGGCGACGTCGATGCGGGCTTCAGCACGGTCGAAAACTGGGTCGGCGAGGGCAACGCGCCGGACCACGCGGAGAACGTCGGCGTTCACACCGACACCTTCATGCGGAAGATCGAGTTCTTCCACAACGGTCCGGGTGCAGAGCACCTCGACCGTATCGAAGTCCGCCGCGCGATCGCTCACGTGCTCGACAACGAACACATCGCGAGCAACTACCCCTCCGAAGCGGCTGCCCGTGAGCAACAGACGGGTATCACGTCGTCGATGACCGAGAACCTGCTCGGCGATTACGTCGACGACTTCATCGACTACCCGCACCAGGGAGACGAGGACGGTGCGATCGAGCTGATGGAGTCGGCGGGCTACGAACTCGACGGCGACCAGTGGGTCGACGAGGACGGCGACTCGGTCACCCTCGAGCTCGTCATCCGCGAAGAGCACACGAACATCGGACGAACGGTTTCGGACCAGCTCTCGTCGTTCGGATTCGAGATCGACTTCACGGCTCTCGAGGGAGCGACGTACAACGCGAACACCGAAGACCGGATCGACTTCGACATGACCGTCGGCACTCACGGCGGACAGAACCCACACCCGTTCTGGTACTTCCGCATCAACCACACCCACAGCAACGACCTGGGCGACTACGGGGTCGTCGAGCGGAACGTCGCAGAGGGTGCGACGCGTGCGGAGTACAACGGTCGGGAGATGGTTCTCGAAATCCCCGAGGAGGTCGGTGCGGAGGACCTCTCGGGCGGAACGCAGGAGATCAACCTCTTCGAGCTTCACAACGCGCTCGAGAGCGCACAGTCCGAAGAGGAGACCCTGGAACTCACCGAGACGCTCACGTGGTACTGGAACTACCAGCTTCCACAGATCGACCTCATCGAAACGCAGACCGGCTCCTGGGGTAATACACAGGAGTTCGAGTTCAACTCGGACGACGTCGGATGGCAGGTCTACCGCGCGGTCTACCACCAGCTCAAGCGCGGCAAGATCAACCCGCTGTAA
- a CDS encoding dihydrodipicolinate synthase family protein, whose protein sequence is MPYDTLRESLRSVSFTTPTPFSDDGDRVLEERIGENVRTLYDAGARVFIPCGNTGEYYSLSQAERIDVVETTVDALPEDATVIGGVGGSTKNALELLEAYERAGADAAMIMYPRHTYIHEQGLIEYYRALADATDLGIVLYKRGPLLNETVLDELSTVENVVAVKYAVNDVKQFSRVTQTVSGDVVWLNGVAERYALAYALEGAEGFTTGIGNFVPEPVLALESALSAGDWSQAREIRDALRPYEDLREETGGGPAFGSAKNVPVVKYGSELQGMYGGPVRNPLIELEADDRTRVEEYLEELEKAGHLTSPSA, encoded by the coding sequence ATGCCATACGACACGCTCCGAGAGAGTCTCCGCTCCGTTTCGTTCACGACGCCGACGCCGTTCAGCGACGACGGCGACCGGGTCCTCGAGGAACGGATCGGAGAAAACGTTCGAACGCTGTACGACGCGGGCGCCCGCGTCTTCATCCCGTGTGGGAACACCGGCGAGTACTACTCGCTCTCGCAAGCCGAGCGGATCGACGTCGTGGAGACGACCGTCGACGCACTCCCCGAGGACGCGACCGTGATCGGCGGCGTCGGCGGAAGCACGAAGAACGCCCTCGAGTTGCTCGAGGCCTACGAGCGAGCCGGGGCGGACGCCGCGATGATCATGTACCCGCGGCACACGTACATCCACGAGCAGGGGCTGATCGAGTACTACCGCGCGCTCGCGGACGCGACCGACCTGGGAATCGTCCTGTACAAGCGCGGCCCGCTGCTCAACGAGACCGTCCTCGACGAGCTGTCGACCGTCGAAAACGTCGTCGCCGTCAAGTACGCCGTCAACGACGTCAAGCAGTTCTCGCGCGTGACCCAGACCGTCTCCGGGGACGTCGTCTGGCTCAACGGCGTCGCCGAGCGCTACGCGCTGGCGTACGCCCTCGAGGGCGCGGAGGGGTTCACCACGGGTATCGGGAACTTCGTTCCCGAACCGGTGCTCGCGCTCGAGAGCGCGCTCAGCGCCGGTGACTGGTCGCAAGCGCGCGAGATTCGAGACGCGCTGCGACCCTACGAGGACCTCCGCGAGGAAACCGGCGGCGGACCCGCGTTCGGTTCGGCGAAGAACGTCCCCGTCGTGAAGTACGGCTCGGAGCTACAGGGAATGTACGGCGGACCGGTCCGAAACCCGCTGATCGAACTCGAGGCCGACGACCGGACGCGGGTCGAGGAGTATCTCGAAGAACTCGAGAAGGCCGGCCACCTGACGTCACCCAGCGCCTGA
- a CDS encoding YdcF family protein: MVVVVLGQALAQRTIHPHLRRRVDAGITALRETDSRQLVLSGGRRNRSVDRAEADAMGAYARQRGVSRDAILRERRSRDTIGNGYFTRRLLEDLEVEPDALYLVTAEWHAPRAAFVFEQCFGEAVTIDTRYATTVTGGGNRTEERAALERTRSFFEPVTPGDLEAVRRRLVADHDWYDLETATTPV; the protein is encoded by the coding sequence ATGGTCGTCGTGGTACTCGGACAGGCGCTCGCCCAACGCACGATTCACCCGCACCTCCGCCGTCGGGTCGACGCGGGGATCACAGCGCTACGTGAGACCGATTCTCGACAGCTGGTGCTGTCGGGCGGGAGGCGAAACCGATCGGTCGATCGCGCCGAGGCAGACGCGATGGGGGCGTACGCCCGCCAGCGCGGCGTGAGTCGTGACGCGATACTGCGCGAGCGCCGCTCGCGGGACACGATCGGGAACGGCTACTTCACTCGACGCCTCCTCGAGGACCTCGAGGTCGAACCCGACGCCCTCTACCTCGTGACCGCAGAGTGGCACGCACCGCGCGCGGCGTTCGTCTTCGAGCAGTGTTTCGGCGAGGCGGTCACGATCGACACCAGGTACGCGACGACCGTGACTGGCGGTGGAAACCGAACCGAAGAGCGGGCCGCACTCGAGCGGACGCGGTCGTTCTTCGAGCCGGTTACGCCCGGCGACCTCGAGGCGGTCCGGCGGCGACTCGTCGCGGACCACGACTGGTACGACCTCGAAACCGCGACGACGCCCGTCTGA